A segment of the bacterium genome:
CAGCGACAGGGTCATCAGGAAGGGCGTCACGGTCACCGCCAGGAAGGCGGCGAAGAACATGGAGAAGGTCTTGGTATAGGCCAAGGGACTGAAGAGCTTCCCCTCCTGCCCCTGCAGGGCGAAGACCGGCAGGAACCCCGCCGTGATGACCAGGAGGGTGTTGAAGAGGGCGGGGCCGACCTCTTGAGCCGCACCGATGATGACTTCGGTGCGGCTCAACCCTGAGCGAGCCGAGCGAGTCGAAGGGTTTCGCCCACGGTCCGCCTCCCATTCCTCCAGGCGTTTGACCGCGTTCTCCACCATGATGATGGAGGCGTCCACCATGGCCCCAATGGCGATGGCGATGCCCCCCAGGCTCATGATGTTGGAGGAGACCCCCATGTAACGCATGGCGATGAAGGACATCAGGATGGCCAGGGGAAGGGTCAGGATGATGACCAGGGCGCTCCGGAAATGCCAAAGGAAGATCAGGCAGACCAGGGACACGGCCAAGGCCAGTTTCAACAGTTCATGGGTCAGCGTATCGATGGAACGGTCGATCAGCTCGGAACGGTCGTAGACCGGCACCAGTTCGACCCCCGGGGGAAGGCTCGGCTTCAACTCCTCGATCCTCTGTTTGACCCGCTCGATGACCTTCAGGGCGTTCTCGCCGTAACGGGCGGTCACGATGCCTCCCACCACCTCGCCCTGGCCGTCCAGTTCCGCCACCCCCCGGCGCACCTCAGGCCCCAGTTCCACCCGGGCCACGTCCCGCACCAGGATGGGGGTACCTTGCCGGTCGCGCCCCACCGCCACATTCTCCAGGTCCTTCACGCTCTTGAGGTAACCCAGGCCCCGGATCATGTATTCGGCGCCGTTGAGCTCCAGCAAGCGTCCGCCCACGTCCCGGTTCGAATCCCGCACGGCGGAAAGGACCTGGGAGAAGGCCAGGTCATAGGCCGCCAGGGCGTTGGGATTGACCTCGACCTGGTATTGCTTGGTCTCTCCCCCCACCGTGGACACTTCCGCCACCCCCGGCAGACTCTGCAATTGGTACCGCAGGTTCCAGTCCTGGTAGCTCTTGAGTTCGGATAGGGTGTGCCGGCCCGAACGGTCCACCAGGGCGTATTGATAGACCCAGCCCACGCCCGAGGCATCGGGCCCCATTTCCACTTTCACCCCCGGTGGGAGCGTCCCCTGGATCTTGGAGAGGTATTCCAGGACCCGGCTCCGGGCCCAATAAACATCGGTCCCATCCTCGAAGAGGACGTAGATGTAGCTGTAGCCGAAATCCGACGAGGCCCGGATGCTCTTGACCCGGGGCGCGCCCAAGAGGGCCCGCACGATCGGGTAGGCCACCTGGTCCTCGAGGATGTCGGGGCTCTTCATCCATTGCGCATAGACCACCACCTGGGTGTCCGAGATGTCCGGGATGGCGTCCAAGGGGATGTTCTTGACCGACCAAATGCCCCAGGCCGCGATCGCCGCCACCGCCAGGGACACCAGGAAGCGGTTGCGCCCGCACCAGTCGATGAGCCGGCGGATCATGGCGCGTCCCCTTTCTCGAAGGCGGCCTTGATCTGGGAATCGGCGTCGATGAGGAAGTTGGCGCCGTCCACCACCTCATCCCCTTCCTGAAGGCCGGCCAGGACCTCCCAGCCCTCGTCCCCCTCATAGCCGATGGTGACCTCCCGGGGCACGAAGGTCCCCGGTTCCGTTCGAAGGAAGACGTAGCGGCGGGTCCCCGTGTCCATCACGGCCCCGGGAGGGACCGCGAGCTTGGGGGACGTGGACGCCTCGATCTCCACATTGGCGAAGATGTCCCGGATGTCGCTCTTGGGCAGGCTCACCCTCACCCGGGTCACCCGGGACTGGGTGCCGTCGTAGGGGTAGAGGAAGGACACCCGGCCCTCGACCCTCGCGCCCGAGCCGCTCAAGGGGGACACGAAGGCCTTCTGGCCCACCTTCACGAAGGGCAGGTCCAAGGCATAGACGTCGGCCACCACGTAACGGCCGGAACTTTTGAGCGAATTCTGGGCCGCGAAGTCGCCGGCCAAGGCGGCGAAATCGCCCCCGCCGCCGGCGAAGCGTCCGACGGTCCGGATGGTCCGGGTCAGGGACTCGATCCCGGCCTTCGCCATCCTCACACCGATCATCTGCTGTTTATGGTCGCTCAATTTGACCGGCGCCAGGCCCGGAAGGCCCTTGTCTTCCATCCCTTCCATCGCGTTCCCTTTCTCCTCATCTTCCAAGGGGATCAGGGTCATGCTGCAGATGGGGCAACTCCCCGGATGGTCCCGGCGGATCTGATGGTGCATGGGACAGGTATAGACCGTCTTTTTCACCGCGACCCGGGGTGTGGCAGCGTAGCGGAAGATCGCCCATCCCCCTCCCGCCAGGGCCAAGACCGCTCCCAGCCAGAACCACCTCATCGTCATCGTCTTCTTAAGGCTTTTCATGATCGTCCCCTCCTAGGTCCCCGGCTTGGTATTCCAGTTCGGCCAGGGCCTTTCCATAATCGGTGCGGGCCTGGTAATAGGCCGTCACCGTCTGCAGATAGGTGTTGTAGTTGTCCACGAATTCGGGAAGCTGGATCTCCTCGTTGCGGTAGGCCAGTTGGGTGGCCTGCCAGGCCCGCTCGGTCTGCTTCAGGAGCCCTCCCTGCTCGTAGAGCTGGAGCAGCCTCCAGGCCGACTGGGCGCCCACATAGGCCTGCTCGGTCATGTGGATGACCTCGTCCTGCTTTCCCTTCAGGTCGTAACGGGCGGCCTCGGTCCTTTCCCCGGCGGCGTCCGCCCTCTGGGTCTGCTTGGCGGGAAAGAAGATCGGCACGCTCAAACCGAAGCGGAACCCGTAATCGGAAAAACCGCCGTTGGGATCGCGAGTGCCGGAGAGCCTCAAGTTGAAATCCGGCAGGTGGTCCAGGAGCGCCAGTTTCCCCTCGGCCTCCTTCGCCTCCACTTCCCGACGGGCCGATTCCAACTGCGGATTCGAATGAAGGGCCCGGTGGACGAATTCCTCCTCGCCCAAGGCCAGGGCCGGCAGCTCTTCATCCCCGGCGAGGGCATAGGACGTGGCATGGGGCAGGCTGAAGAGATGGGTCAGGTTGAGTTGGGAGACCCGCAAGGCCTGGGTATTGGTGATCAGGTCGTTCACCGCCCGGGCGCTCTCCATCTGCATCTTGATGGTCTTGAGGGAGAGCCACTGGCCGCTGAGCTCCTTGGATTGGAGCACCTGGCTCAGGTGCTTCCAGTTCTTCTCGGCGTCCTGCAGGATCCCGTCCACCTTGCTGCGGAAATAGAACTCCCAGAAGGCCTGGCGGGCCTGTAGCAGGATTTCCCGGTCGGTGGCCCCGGCCTCGGCCTCCAGGCGCTTGGCCTCCGCCCCCAGGGCGTCCGCCTTCACGATGCCCTTCCCCGGAAAACCCAGGTTCTCCTCCACCATCCACATCTCCATGCCGGAGGAGAAGTTGAGCGGATCCCCCGATTCACCCGTCTTGTCGATCATGAAGGATGGGTCGGCGGGAAAGAGCGCGGGCAGGACCTCCTTATCCGCGGCCCGGGCCCGGGCCCGGGCGGCGTGGATATGGGGGTTTCCCTTCAAGGCCAGCTGTTCGACCTTGGCCAGGGTCAGCTCCAAGGTGACCGGGGCCGGATCGGCCTCTTGGGCCCATGCCCTGCCCACCAGGACGGACCCCACCAGGGGGATAAGGATGAATTTCAGGATCTTCATAGGACCACTCCTTTTGGCGGTCCCCGGGCCATGGGCCCAGAGGGACGCGCGGATACGGGACAGGTTTAGGCCCGCCCGGACGCATCAAAAGGAACGGATCAGATTCTTAAGGAGAGGGGTGCTCGGAACGGCGAGGTGTCGATCGGGGTCGAAGGATGGAAAGGAACCCCGGCCGGAACGAAGGACGGAACAACGAAAGGATGGACCACCACGACGGGAGCCGGCGCAAGGGAATGCCCGGCCGACACCATGGAAGACTGGTCCATGACCTTGCAAAGGGGGCTGACCGGCTTGCTCTTGTGGCAACAGTCCATCTGGCCCGACATGGACTTCATGGAGCAGGCGGTCGCCGTCGACCCCATGGCCTGATGGCAAAAGCCGCAAGGCGTCAGGGCGACCAACACCCCGGCGATCAGTAGGGCCCGGTTCAGGACCTTCATAAGTGGGAACATGTTCAAAGGATACTTCCGTCCTATCGTTTTTTCCAAGGGGGCCGTTGGGCCCTCTTAAAAATTAAGCCCGGGCCCACGGGATCACTATGAGATAGGTCACTTTTTGTCCGAGGAAGCCCTCTGCCCCAGGACGGCGCCCAGGGCGGCCCCGAACAGGATCAACCCCAACCAGACCAGGAACCTAAGACCCTCTTGGGACAAGGAATGGCCGAATCGGGAATCGACCCAGAACCCGAGGGAATAACCCAGGACGCCCCCGACCCCCGCCCAGAGAAGGCTCTTGAGGACCGTCAGGACGGAGGTGTAACGCTGGCCCACGCCCAAAAGGGGCTGGAGGATGGGGAAATAAAGGAAGATGAAGAGGAACCCGAGGCTTCCGGGGTGATCGATCATGCTGTAGAAGAAGTGGCTCCTCAAGAGCAACAACAGGTAAGCGATCCATAGATAAGAAGAAACGCAAAGGAGCCAGCCAAAGAGGAACCCGAAGGGCCAGAGGGCCAGGCGCAGGCAACCATCGTCCAGCTTCCAGCGATAGACGTAAAGGAAGGGATAGGCTACCAGGAAGAAGAGCGCGTTGTAACGGAAGTTCAGGTCCCAGATCTCATTGGCGAAGGGATGGAAATGGATCTGCAGGAAGCCTGCGAAAGCCAGTCCTTCCCAAACGATCAGCCGGATCAAGGAACGGTCGGAACCTTTGCCCATCAAAACCCCTAGCCGCGAATTGGCGCGTATGAGCGCGCATTAAAAACAGGATGCTGCAGTCTTTAAAGAATTCGGATTTAATTTGCGAATATTTGCGTAAATTCGCGGCCCCGCCTCAGCCTTTTCTTGTTTTGTTCCCGAACCACACGACCGCGGCCACGCCGATCAGGATGAAATCCATCCAAAGGATGCCCTGGACATCCGGGCCACCGAAGAACTGGCCCCACTTGCTGATCAGGGTCCGGCCCAACAACAAACCGCCCACCACGCCGGAGACCGAGTCGGAGATCATGCCTACCGAGGCCCAAAAGGTGAAATTGACCCGGCTCAAGCCCCAAAGGTGCTCGAAGAAGAAAAAGTAGTCCATCACATAAAAGGGGGCCATGAACATCCAATTGCCCTTGATCACCTGGAAACAGGGGATGGCCACCGACAGGGCCCCTTGAGCGTAAGTGAGGTTGCAGGAGGAGGCATAAAGCAGGTAAACGATCCAAAGGAAGCCATTGGCCATCAGGATGACCCGCAAGGCTTGCTCCAGGGGGGAAAGGAGGAACTTGAGGAAGAGCGGCAGGTTCAGTTGTTTGTAATAGTAGAGGACCGGATAGGCCGCCGCGAAGACCAGGGCGTTCCCCAGGAACAGGAGGGGGGTCGGGTCGTTGGGCGGCGCGTAAAAGAGGATATGCAGGAACCCGACGATCCCCACGCTTTCCCAAAGGATGAAGCGGGCGAAGGAAGGCTTTTGTTCGATCGCCGATTGCGGTTCAGTTTCTTTCACTTTCGCCATTTCCCCCTTCTTTCCCCATATATATAACCCGGACCCGCCCCTCTAGGCATCTTTCCTGAACTTCTCCGTCACATGCCCGCATTTGGGGCAAGGGTAAAGGGTGACCCATCCTTTGCGTTCCGGATCGTAACGCTTGGAGTGGGCCTGCACCCGGTCCGCGCACCAAGCGCAATGGGCCTTTTCCCAACGGGGACGGGTGGTCCCCCAGAGGATCCCCAAGGCGGACCCGCAGACCAGGACCGCGAAAGGCCCGGGGAACTTTTGAGTGAACCCGAAATGGAGCCAGAGAAGGGCCGATCCCATCACCAAAGCCAGGGCCCAGAGAAGGAGGAATTTTCCCCAAGGCACCCGCTTGAAGAACGCGAAGATCATCGGCGCCCTCTCCTTCCCCCGGATTTCCCGTTCCGGACCGCCTCCTGGATGATCCAGGTCACATAAGGGATCCGGAAAAAGACGATTTCCTTTTCCAGTGTGACGCAGGTCATGCCCGCAAAAACGAAAACCCTTTAAAAAGTCCCACATCAAGGCCCACAAGACCTTGATCCGCCCTTGGGCCCTGGAATCGCCGCTATGGCGCCGGGACCCTAATTGGCCCTTTCGAAAATATCGGGACCGCCCCAGAAGGGAAAAAGCCTTGTTTTTACGGGTGGGCCCTTTGGCACCGCGATTGCCTTAAGGGATGGTAACAACCTTCCAAGGAGAGTGACATGAAAAATTCGATTCTGGCTGGGATCACCGTTGCGGCCCTGTCGGTGGCGGTTCCCCTGACCACCCTGGCCGACGGCGGGAATCAATTGATGCAGAACCAGACCCACTGGTACCAGAAGGCGGCCTTGAAAGTGGCCCCCGCCGATATCACGACCAAAAAAGGTTCGGTCCTGAACCTCCAGGCCGGGAGCTATCTCTACCTGGAAGGGGATTCCACCCTCCACAAATACCAGATGAACGCCAACAGCCTGAAGGGTTCGGCCGAGATCACGGCCGCCGATCCGAAGGAAGCCCTGGAAAAAGGCAAGGTCGGGGCCATGTCCCTGGTGGTACCGGTGGCGGACCTGAAATCCCGCGAATCGGGCCTGGACGACAACGCCCATAAGGCCCTCTTGGCCGACAAGAACCCCGAGATCAAGTTCGTCCTGGACAAGGCCTCCCTCAAGGGCAAGACCCTGACCGCCAAGGGCCAATTGACCATCGCGGGAGCGACCGTCCCCATCACCCTGACGCCCGAAGTGACCGTCAAGGACGGGGTCGTGGAGCTCAAGGGCGACCAGCCCCTCAAGATGTCCGACTACAAGGTCATGCCGCCTTCGATCTCGCTCCTGGTGACCTCGATCAAGTGCACGGACGACATCACCATCCACTACGACGTGAAATTCGCAACGGCGAAATAAGAACTCGAGATTCCGGGTGACCGGGTGTTTCTCAAGTGAAGCTCAACGGGCCGAGGCCCGAAATTCTAAGGAGGCAGTAAGATGAAAAATCTACAGAAATGGCTTCTGGCGGTCCTGTTACTGCTGGGCTTCGCGGCCCGGGGAAAGGCGGCCGAGATCTTCAAGAACGATGACCTGGACTTCTCCATCGGCGGCCGGATCCAGGAACTGGGCGAGATGGAATTGGTGACGGACGACGCCATCCGCAACCACTACCGCATCTACCTCTGGAACGCGGAGGACCGCCTCTACTCGAACGGGACCTTCAAGGGGTTCAAGTGGAACTTCGAGGCTTCCTTCGGCGGCGAGGACATCGCCAACGGGACCAACGGATCCTTCAACCTGTTGGATGCCAACGTGGATGTTCCGATCATCCCGGACATGATCTATGTGAAGGTGGGGCAGTTCAAGGACGCGGCCAACCTGGAAAGCGCCACTTACGAGGGCAGCCAGCTCTTCACCGAGAAGTCGCCGCACTTCAACCTCTTCTTCAACGAGGGATACGACACCGGCGTGGCCCTTTGGGGCCGCTTGGGCAACCTGGACGGGGCCGCGGGAATGGTGCAAGGCGCGCCGAACCTGCCGCAACGTTACCTGCCTGAACTGGTCAACTTCCCCATCCCCATGTTCGCCCGCGTCGGTTTCTCGGACGGCATCCAGGACGACTTCTTCAAGCCCCAGCAGACCGGTTTCGCCAAG
Coding sequences within it:
- a CDS encoding heavy metal-binding domain-containing protein, giving the protein MKSLKKTMTMRWFWLGAVLALAGGGWAIFRYAATPRVAVKKTVYTCPMHHQIRRDHPGSCPICSMTLIPLEDEEKGNAMEGMEDKGLPGLAPVKLSDHKQQMIGVRMAKAGIESLTRTIRTVGRFAGGGGDFAALAGDFAAQNSLKSSGRYVVADVYALDLPFVKVGQKAFVSPLSGSGARVEGRVSFLYPYDGTQSRVTRVRVSLPKSDIRDIFANVEIEASTSPKLAVPPGAVMDTGTRRYVFLRTEPGTFVPREVTIGYEGDEGWEVLAGLQEGDEVVDGANFLIDADSQIKAAFEKGDAP
- a CDS encoding TolC family protein, coding for MKILKFILIPLVGSVLVGRAWAQEADPAPVTLELTLAKVEQLALKGNPHIHAARARARAADKEVLPALFPADPSFMIDKTGESGDPLNFSSGMEMWMVEENLGFPGKGIVKADALGAEAKRLEAEAGATDREILLQARQAFWEFYFRSKVDGILQDAEKNWKHLSQVLQSKELSGQWLSLKTIKMQMESARAVNDLITNTQALRVSQLNLTHLFSLPHATSYALAGDEELPALALGEEEFVHRALHSNPQLESARREVEAKEAEGKLALLDHLPDFNLRLSGTRDPNGGFSDYGFRFGLSVPIFFPAKQTQRADAAGERTEAARYDLKGKQDEVIHMTEQAYVGAQSAWRLLQLYEQGGLLKQTERAWQATQLAYRNEEIQLPEFVDNYNTYLQTVTAYYQARTDYGKALAELEYQAGDLGGDDHEKP
- a CDS encoding YceI family protein, with amino-acid sequence MKNSILAGITVAALSVAVPLTTLADGGNQLMQNQTHWYQKAALKVAPADITTKKGSVLNLQAGSYLYLEGDSTLHKYQMNANSLKGSAEITAADPKEALEKGKVGAMSLVVPVADLKSRESGLDDNAHKALLADKNPEIKFVLDKASLKGKTLTAKGQLTIAGATVPITLTPEVTVKDGVVELKGDQPLKMSDYKVMPPSISLLVTSIKCTDDITIHYDVKFATAK